A window of the Henckelia pumila isolate YLH828 chromosome 3, ASM3356847v2, whole genome shotgun sequence genome harbors these coding sequences:
- the LOC140890640 gene encoding disease resistance protein RPS2: protein MLLSSGTKLSIYLALLSCKSPQSENKSRILMDFVTPLLSLLSCLADYLFKKIDIAANVDQNIDSLEASLEELFDVRDDLKKEVDRAELLGLTCTNQVKGWLARVDRVENEVRIIREDMEQKKRQCIRCCYTDCYLGRGIGKKIADAILLVNDLKGKGKLEVNLADGLLLVPVVEIPSRPAVGLELMLEKVRKLLRQENVGTIGIYGMGGVGKTTLLKSINNGFLTLGHDFEVVIWAVVSKDYVIEKIQQAIGVRLGLSWDETQFQDLRASRIYNVMRRKKFLLLLDDVWEGLDLDKIGIPVPNQENGSKMVFTTRSMEVCSYMDANFKLKVDFLNERESWLLFQEKVGGNEIINSPPIFNLAKTIVRKCGGLPLAIVSMGRAMANKRTKEEWIYAVEVLYKSPSEVRGMEDVFTLLKFSYDNLDNDILRSCVLYCSLFPEIYCVEKEQLIEYWAGEGFLDSLQDRNVEIMGHAIIGSLKVACFLETGEEESQVKMHDVVRSFALWIVSEHSNPGTKILMRASEGLLEAPSVDNWKRAERISLLDNEIATLTGSPSCPNLSTLLLQWNKGLSKISYGFFQCMPVLKVLDLSFTSIRELPKCICKLVELRHLDLSGTKINTLPKELGCLTNLRHLNIQRNPYLRTIPREVISGLCQLRALNLYYSYSRWDEQDFSSLEVRFTDLECLTDLVSLGITVSELSTLSSLSHSKFLQQRIQYLYIKECEGLKYLPISSYPGDSDQLRRLSINNCWKLRYLEINEAVAAAHSWLPSLEILALNGLPNLTSVWRNKVNPGCLQNLRCLNISYCHKLKNVSWILQLPNLEIIYIFYCEEMEEVISEDEVREEDYLHAFPSLRIMSIRDVPKLRSISQRAIFFPSLKNIAIINSSKLRKLPLKASNVSELPTVYCNKEWWDNLEWDDSGTKETFLPHFMTA, encoded by the coding sequence ATGCTATTAAGTTCTGGCACAAAGCTGTCCATTTATCTTGCTCTGTTATCCTGTAAATCACCCCAATCGGAAAACAAGAGTCGAATTTTAATGGATTTTGTTACACCATTGTTATCACTTCTGAGTTGTTTGGCTGATTACCTTTTCAAAAAAATAGATATAGCTGCAAATGTGGATCAGAATATTGATTCTCTTGAAGCTTCACTTGAGGAACTTTTTGATGTGAGGGACGACCTGAAAAAGGAGGTTGATAGAGCGGAGTTGCTAGGATTAACATGCACTAACCAGGTCAAAGGGTGGCTGGCTAGAGTCGACAGAGTGGAAAATGAAGTAAGAATCATCAGAGAGGATATGGAGCAGAAGAAGAGGCAGTGTATACGATGTTGCTACACAGACTGTTATTTGGGACGTGGGATTGGCAAGAAAATCGCAGATGCGATATTGTTAGTCAATGATCTCAAGGGAAAGGGAAAATTGGAAGTAAACTTGGCAGATGGATTGCTTCTTGTCCCTGTAGTGGAGATACCGAGCCGTCCAGCTGTGGGGCTTGAATTGATGTTGGAGAAAGTCCGGAAACTTCTTAGACAGGAGAATGTTGGAACCATTGGAATTTATGGGATGGGAGGCGTTGGAAAAACAACTCTGCTGAAGAGCATAAACAATGGATTTCTGACCTTGGGTCATGATTTTGAAGTGGTCATCTGGGCTGTGGTATCGAAAGATTATGTGATTGAGAAGATTCAACAGGCGATTGGAGTGCGGTTAGGATTGTCTTGGGATGAAACTCAGTTTCAAGACTTGCGAGCCTCGAGAATATACAATGTCATGAGGAGGAAGAAATTTTTGTTGCTCCTAGATGATGTTTGGGAAGGCCTTGATCTCGACAAGATTGGTATCCCTGTTCCCAATCAAGAAAATGGAAGCAAAATGGTTTTCACTACACGCTCGATGGAAGTGTGCAGTTATATGGATGCAAACTTCAAGCTCAAAGTGGATTTCTTGAATGAGCGGGAATCTTGGCTTCTATTTCAGGAGAAGGTTggtggaaatgagatcataaACTCACCGCCGATATTTAATCTTGCTAAGACCATTGTCAGAAAATGTGGAGGTCTTCCCCTTGCTATTGTGAGCATGGGAAGGGCAATGGCCAACAAAAGAACAAAAGAGGAATGGATCTATGCCGTAGAAGTTCTATACAAGTCACCATCAGAAGTGCGAGGTATGGAAGACGTTTTTACACTTCTAAAATTCAGTTACGACAACCTTGACAATGATATATTAAGATCTTGTGTGTTATATTGTTCTTTATTTCCTGAAATCTACTGTGTTGAGAAAGAACAGCTTATTGAATATTGGGCTGGGGAAGGATTTTTAGATAGCTTACAGGATAGAAATGTCGAAATCATGGGACATGCCATTATAGGATCTCTGAAAGTTGCCTGCTTCTTGGAAACTGGTGAAGAAGAATCACAAGTAAAGATGCATGATGTTGTTCGAAGTTTTGCCTTGTGGATTGTGTCTGAACATTCAAATCCCGGAACAAAAATCTTGATGCGGGCCAGTGAAGGACTCTTGGAAGCACCTTCTGTTGATAACTGGAAACGAGCAGAGAGAATTTCGTTACTAGATAACGAAATCGCCACATTAACTGGATCACCAAGTTGTCCCAACCTATCTACATTACTGCTCCAATGGAACAAAGGTCTGAGCAAAATCTCTTACGGGTTTTTCCAATGCATGCCGGTTCTCAAGGTCTTGGACTTATCATTCACCAGCATCCGAGAGCTTCCAAAATGTATCTGCAAATTGGTTGAGCTTCGGCATCTTGATTTATCAGGAACTAAGATAAATACATTACCAAAAGAGTTGGGATGTCTGACTAATCTGAGGCATTTGAATATTCAACGCAATCCATACCTCAGAACTATCCCACGTGAAGTAATATCAGGGCTTTGTCAATTAAGGGCCTTGAATTTGTATTACAGTTACTCTCGTTGGGACGAGCAAGATTTCAGTTCACTTGAAGTGAGATTCACAGACTTAGAATGCCTCACAGATCTCGTCTCCCTGGGGATCACGGTGTCTGAATTATCTACATTAAGTAGTCTGTCACATAGCAAGTTTTTGCAACAGCGTATACAGTATTTGTACATCAAGGAGTGTGAAGGTTTAAAATATTTACCCATATCATCATATCCTGGAGACTCGGATCAGTTACGCAGGCTTAGCATCAACAATTGTTGGAAACTGAGATACTTGGAGATCAACGAAGCGGTAGCAGCAGCACATAGTTGGTTACCAAGTCTAGAGATTCTTGCTTTAAATGGCCTTCCTAACCTCACATCGGTATGGAGAAATAAGGTGAATCCCGGATGTCTTCAAAATCTTCGATGTCTGAACATTTCGTATTGCCACAAGTTGAAAAACGTTTCTTGGATCCTACAGCTGCCAAATCTTGAAATTATCTACATATTTTATTGCGAAGAGATGGAAGAAGTGATAAGTGAGGATGAAGTGAGGGAGGAGGATTACTTGCACGCGTTTCCAAGCCTGAGAATCATGTCAATCCGAGATGTCCCCAAACTGAGGAGTATCTCCCAAAGAGCCATCTTTTTTCCTAGCCTGAAGAATATTGCCATCATAAACAGTTCAAAGTTGAGAAAGCTTCCACTCAAAGCTAGCAATGTCTCTGAATTACCAACAGTCTACTGCAACAAGGAATGGTGGGATAATCTTGAATGGGATGACTCTGGCACCAAAGAAACCTTCCTTCCCCACTTCATGACAGCTTAA
- the LOC140890643 gene encoding THO complex subunit 6 isoform X1 has translation MGVERMDCRNWDEDAYRESILGERESLTRTIFRATFAPNANPNPNSDHIATASSDGSIASYSISSCLAYGCGTTRGEKWLTAEPNFLTQGHDGPAYDVKFYGEDDDSLLLSCGDDGRVRGWKWKEIMGSEASTQGGKLKPVLDLVNPQHKGPWGALSPIPENNAVAVDRQRGSIYAAAGDSRAYCWDVEKCEVKTVFKGHSNYLHCIAACKLSNQIITGSEDGTARIWDCTAGKCIQIIDPTPDKKSNTSYPCVSCIAIDSSESWLACGKGRSLSLWNLPARECVFSTTTHSCIQDVLFDNNQQILAVGADPLLTRYNLNGEILSQIQCAPQSVFSISLHPSGVTAVSGYGALVDIISQFGSHSCTFRCRSI, from the exons ATGGGAGTTGAACGAATGGACTGCAGGAACTGGGACGAAGACGCTTACAGAGAAAGCATTTTAGGGGAGAGAGAATCCCTTACCCGGACCATTTTCCGTGCCACATTTGCTCCAAACGCTAACCCTAATCCCAATTCCGATCACATCGCCACCGCCTCCAGCGACGGCTCCATTGCCTCTTACTCCATTTCCTCCTGCTTG GCGTATGGTTGCGGGACCACAAGGGGTGAAAA ATGGTTGACAGCAGAACCAAATTTTTTGACTCAAGGGCATGATGGACCTGCCTATGATGTTAAATTTTACGGTGAAGATGATGATTCTTTGCTATTGAG TTGTGGTGATGATGGCCGAGTACGAGGGTGGAAATGGAAAGAAATTATGGGAAGTGAAGCTTCTACACAAG GAGGCAAGTTAAAGCCAGTGCTCGATTTGGTGAATCCTCAACATAA AGGTCCTTGGGGTGCACTCTCTCCTATTCCAGAGAACAATGCTGTGGCAGTTGATCGTCAG AGGGGATCCATCTATGCAGCTGCCGGTGATTCTCGTGCTTATTGCTGGGATGTG GAGAAGTGTGAGGTTAAGACGGTCTTCAAAGGGCACTCAAACTATCTACACTGCATTGCTGCGTGCAAGTTGAGCAATCAG ATCATAACTGGTTCAGAAGATGGCACTGCACGAATATGGG ATTGCACAGCTGGGAAGTGCATCCAAATAATCGATCCCACACCAGATAAGAAATCAAACACATCTTATCCTTGTGTTAGTTGCATTGCTATTGATTCTAGCGAGAGCTGGTTG GCTTGTGGAAAGGGCCGATCTTTATCACTCTGGAATCTTCCTGCTCGTGAATGCGTTTTTAGCACAACAACTCACTCTTGTATTCAAGATGTTCTATTTGATAATAATCAA CAGATTTTAGCTGTTGGAGCAGATCCATTACTCACCAGATATAACTTAAATGGAGAAATTCTTTCACAGATTCAATGTGCTCCTCAATCTGTATTTTCCATTTCTCTGCATCCTTCCGGA GTTACAGCTGTATCTGGTTATGGAGCTCTTGTAGACATCATTTCGCAATTCGGAAGCCACTCGTGTACATTCCGTTGCAGAAGCATATAA
- the LOC140890643 gene encoding THO complex subunit 6 isoform X2, whose amino-acid sequence MGVERMDCRNWDEDAYRESILGERESLTRTIFRATFAPNANPNPNSDHIATASSDGSIASYSISSCLAYGCGTTRGEKWLTAEPNFLTQGHDGPAYDVKFYGEDDDSLLLSCGDDGRVRGWKWKEIMGSEASTQGGKLKPVLDLVNPQHKGPWGALSPIPENNAVAVDRQRGSIYAAAGDSRAYCWDVEKCEVKTVFKGHSNYLHCIAACKLSNQIITGSEDGTARIWDCTAGKCIQIIDPTPDKKSNTSYPCVSCIAIDSSESWLACGKGRSLSLWNLPARECVFSTTTHSCIQDVLFDNNQILAVGADPLLTRYNLNGEILSQIQCAPQSVFSISLHPSGVTAVSGYGALVDIISQFGSHSCTFRCRSI is encoded by the exons ATGGGAGTTGAACGAATGGACTGCAGGAACTGGGACGAAGACGCTTACAGAGAAAGCATTTTAGGGGAGAGAGAATCCCTTACCCGGACCATTTTCCGTGCCACATTTGCTCCAAACGCTAACCCTAATCCCAATTCCGATCACATCGCCACCGCCTCCAGCGACGGCTCCATTGCCTCTTACTCCATTTCCTCCTGCTTG GCGTATGGTTGCGGGACCACAAGGGGTGAAAA ATGGTTGACAGCAGAACCAAATTTTTTGACTCAAGGGCATGATGGACCTGCCTATGATGTTAAATTTTACGGTGAAGATGATGATTCTTTGCTATTGAG TTGTGGTGATGATGGCCGAGTACGAGGGTGGAAATGGAAAGAAATTATGGGAAGTGAAGCTTCTACACAAG GAGGCAAGTTAAAGCCAGTGCTCGATTTGGTGAATCCTCAACATAA AGGTCCTTGGGGTGCACTCTCTCCTATTCCAGAGAACAATGCTGTGGCAGTTGATCGTCAG AGGGGATCCATCTATGCAGCTGCCGGTGATTCTCGTGCTTATTGCTGGGATGTG GAGAAGTGTGAGGTTAAGACGGTCTTCAAAGGGCACTCAAACTATCTACACTGCATTGCTGCGTGCAAGTTGAGCAATCAG ATCATAACTGGTTCAGAAGATGGCACTGCACGAATATGGG ATTGCACAGCTGGGAAGTGCATCCAAATAATCGATCCCACACCAGATAAGAAATCAAACACATCTTATCCTTGTGTTAGTTGCATTGCTATTGATTCTAGCGAGAGCTGGTTG GCTTGTGGAAAGGGCCGATCTTTATCACTCTGGAATCTTCCTGCTCGTGAATGCGTTTTTAGCACAACAACTCACTCTTGTATTCAAGATGTTCTATTTGATAATAATCAA ATTTTAGCTGTTGGAGCAGATCCATTACTCACCAGATATAACTTAAATGGAGAAATTCTTTCACAGATTCAATGTGCTCCTCAATCTGTATTTTCCATTTCTCTGCATCCTTCCGGA GTTACAGCTGTATCTGGTTATGGAGCTCTTGTAGACATCATTTCGCAATTCGGAAGCCACTCGTGTACATTCCGTTGCAGAAGCATATAA
- the LOC140890641 gene encoding cyclin-L1-1 isoform X1, whose protein sequence is MIYTAIDTFYLTEEQLRNSPSRKDGIDEATETTLRIYGCDLVQESGILLRLPQAVMATAQVLFHRFYCKKSFARFNVKRVAASCVWLASKLEESPRKARQVLIVFHRMECRRENLPIEHLDTSSKKYVDLKAHLIRTERHLLKEMGFICHVEHPHKFISSYLATLETPPELRQEAWNLANDSLRSTLCVRFKSEVVACGVVYAAARRFQVPLPENPPWWKAFDADKSGIDEVCKVLAHLYSLPKAQYIPVCKEGGSFATSNRSWDSPNQSVSKDGSLVGTTTNEGAGTVKASSNSISLEVGKDETVKAALDKLKESKRSDDESKGMPIEEESREEPDSKLMPDHRTETGGERNKERERGRDREREREREREREKERTKNRDYDRGRESDRERGREDTERDRDKGKEKGHRSRDGRKDSAGRLEKSKHISSRDRDYHNSSYSSREREKDRRKHHSYV, encoded by the exons ATGATTTACACCGCGATTGATACATTTTATTTGACGGAAGAGCAGCTAAGGAACTCACCGTCTAGAAAAGATGGAATTGACGAGGCCACTGAAACTACGCTTAGAATCTATGGTTGTGACCTCGTACAAGAAAGTGGCATTTTGCTTAGATT GCCTCAAGCTGTTATGGCCACTGCACAGGTCCTATTTCATCGCTTCTACTGCAAGAAATCATTTGCCCGGTTCAACGTGAAG AGGGTTGCCGCTAGTTGTGTTTGGCTTGCTTCAAAACTTGAAGAAAGTCCGCGGAAAGCGAGGCAGGTTCTTATTGTTTTCCACAGGATGGAATGTAGGAGGGAAAACTTACCAATAGAGCATCTGGATACTTCTTCTAAG AAATATGTGGATCTAAAAGCGCATTTGATCCGAACGGAAAGACATCTTTTGAAGGAGATGGGATTCATCTGCCATGTGGAGCATCCTCATAAATTTATATCTAGTTACCTTGCTACACTGGAAACTCCCCCAGAACTGAGACAAGAAGCTTGGAATCTTGCAAATGACAG TTTGCGCTCGACTCTGTGTGTGAGATTTAAGAGTGAGGTTGTGGCCTGTGGTGTTGTGTATGCTGCAGCCCGTAGATTTCAAGTACCACTACCTGAGAATCCTCCATGGTGGAAAGCATTTGATGCAGACAAATCAGGGATAGATGAGGTTTGCAAAGTGCTGGCTCACTTATACAGCCTGCCAAAGGCCCAATATATTCCTGTGTGTAAAGAAGGGGGTTCTTTTGCTACATCTAATCGATCATGGGATTCACCAAATCAGTCGGTTTCGAAG GATGGCTCCTTGGTGGGAACAACCACTAATGAAGGTGCTGGTACTGTAAAGGCGTCTTCCAATTCTATTAGTCTGGAAGTTGGCAAGGATGAAACAGTTAAAGCTGCTCTTGACAAATTGAAGGAGTCAAAGAGAAGTGATGATGAATCTAAAGGCATGCCTATTGAGGAAGAATCAAGAGAAGAACCTGATTCAAAATTGATGCCTGATCATAGAACAGAAACTGGTGGAGAAAGGAACAAGGAGAGAGAAAGAGGCAGGGACAGGGAGAGGGAAAGAGAAAGGGAGAGAGAACGGGAAAAGGAGAGAACTAAAAACAGAGACTATGATAGAGGGCGGGAATCTGATAGGGAACGTGGGCGGGAAGACACTGAAAGAGACCGAGATAAAGGGAAGGAAAAAGGTCATCGTTCCAGGGACGGGAGAAAGGATTCTG CAGGACGCCTGGAGAAGTCTAAACATATCTCATCCAGAG ATCGCGACTACCATAATTCTTCGTATTCATCAAGGGAGAGGGAGAAAGATCGTCGCAAGCATCATTCATATGTTTGA
- the LOC140890641 gene encoding cyclin-L1-1 isoform X2, translating to MIYTAIDTFYLTEEQLRNSPSRKDGIDEATETTLRIYGCDLVQESGILLRLPQAVMATAQVLFHRFYCKKSFARFNVKRVAASCVWLASKLEESPRKARQVLIVFHRMECRRENLPIEHLDTSSKKYVDLKAHLIRTERHLLKEMGFICHVEHPHKFISSYLATLETPPELRQEAWNLANDSLRSTLCVRFKSEVVACGVVYAAARRFQVPLPENPPWWKAFDADKSGIDEVCKVLAHLYSLPKAQYIPVCKEGGSFATSNRSWDSPNQSVSKDGSLVGTTTNEGAGTVKASSNSISLEVGKDETVKAALDKLKESKRSDDESKGMPIEEESREEPDSKLMPDHRTETGGERNKERERGRDREREREREREREKERTKNRDYDRGRESDRERGREDTERDRDKGKEKGHRSRDGRKDSGRLEKSKHISSRDRDYHNSSYSSREREKDRRKHHSYV from the exons ATGATTTACACCGCGATTGATACATTTTATTTGACGGAAGAGCAGCTAAGGAACTCACCGTCTAGAAAAGATGGAATTGACGAGGCCACTGAAACTACGCTTAGAATCTATGGTTGTGACCTCGTACAAGAAAGTGGCATTTTGCTTAGATT GCCTCAAGCTGTTATGGCCACTGCACAGGTCCTATTTCATCGCTTCTACTGCAAGAAATCATTTGCCCGGTTCAACGTGAAG AGGGTTGCCGCTAGTTGTGTTTGGCTTGCTTCAAAACTTGAAGAAAGTCCGCGGAAAGCGAGGCAGGTTCTTATTGTTTTCCACAGGATGGAATGTAGGAGGGAAAACTTACCAATAGAGCATCTGGATACTTCTTCTAAG AAATATGTGGATCTAAAAGCGCATTTGATCCGAACGGAAAGACATCTTTTGAAGGAGATGGGATTCATCTGCCATGTGGAGCATCCTCATAAATTTATATCTAGTTACCTTGCTACACTGGAAACTCCCCCAGAACTGAGACAAGAAGCTTGGAATCTTGCAAATGACAG TTTGCGCTCGACTCTGTGTGTGAGATTTAAGAGTGAGGTTGTGGCCTGTGGTGTTGTGTATGCTGCAGCCCGTAGATTTCAAGTACCACTACCTGAGAATCCTCCATGGTGGAAAGCATTTGATGCAGACAAATCAGGGATAGATGAGGTTTGCAAAGTGCTGGCTCACTTATACAGCCTGCCAAAGGCCCAATATATTCCTGTGTGTAAAGAAGGGGGTTCTTTTGCTACATCTAATCGATCATGGGATTCACCAAATCAGTCGGTTTCGAAG GATGGCTCCTTGGTGGGAACAACCACTAATGAAGGTGCTGGTACTGTAAAGGCGTCTTCCAATTCTATTAGTCTGGAAGTTGGCAAGGATGAAACAGTTAAAGCTGCTCTTGACAAATTGAAGGAGTCAAAGAGAAGTGATGATGAATCTAAAGGCATGCCTATTGAGGAAGAATCAAGAGAAGAACCTGATTCAAAATTGATGCCTGATCATAGAACAGAAACTGGTGGAGAAAGGAACAAGGAGAGAGAAAGAGGCAGGGACAGGGAGAGGGAAAGAGAAAGGGAGAGAGAACGGGAAAAGGAGAGAACTAAAAACAGAGACTATGATAGAGGGCGGGAATCTGATAGGGAACGTGGGCGGGAAGACACTGAAAGAGACCGAGATAAAGGGAAGGAAAAAGGTCATCGTTCCAGGGACGGGAGAAAGGATTCTG GACGCCTGGAGAAGTCTAAACATATCTCATCCAGAG ATCGCGACTACCATAATTCTTCGTATTCATCAAGGGAGAGGGAGAAAGATCGTCGCAAGCATCATTCATATGTTTGA